The sequence TGCCGGCCCTCATCGTCCCGAACCTGGTGACGCCGTTCGGGATCTACCTGCTGCGCCAGTTCTTCCTGACGCTGCCGGTCGAGCTGGAGGAGGCCGCGCTCATCGACGGCGCGAGCCGGCTGCGGATTCTGCGCAGCGTGCTGCTGCCGTTGATGGGCCCACCGCTGAGCACCGTGGCCGTGCTGACCTTCCTCACGGTCTGGAACGACTTCCTGTGGCCCCTGGTGGTGACCTCCTCGCCCGACGCGATGACGATCCAGATCGGGCTCGCGACCTTCCAGAGCCAGCACTTCACGAACTGGCCTGTGCTCATGGCCGCGACGCTGATGAGCCAGCTCCCGGTGATGCTGCTGTTCCTGGCGGGCCAGCGGTTCTTCGTCAGCTCGATCGCGACGACCGGCATCAAGTAGCCGGGCGCCGGCCCGGCCGGGTCGTCACTGCCAGCCAAGCCGGCCCTGCCGGGTACCTCGCTACTGGGTGAGCCGCTGGCCGCACCACTGGTTGCGGTCGGTGGCACCTGCCTCGGCGCTGGGGACGACGTCGTAGCCGGTGCCCGCGTCGTTCACCCGCATGAAGGTGTAGCAGCGGGCGATCTGGCCGAAGTCCTTCGTCATGTCGACCGGCCCCGGGAGCAGGCCGGACGTGTACGTACTGGCCCGCAGCGCGTCGATGTACCCGGCCCGGGTCGGGCACGGTCCCGCCTTCTGCAGGCCGTACAGGAAGAGATCGGTGAGGATGTAGGTGACGAAGGCGAGCTCCTGGTCCGGCGGCTGGAGCTCGGGGGCGAAGTTGCTCATCGCGCGCAGGTAGTCCTGGTGGGCCTTGTCGCCGATCTGGAACGGGACGTAGGCGACGGCCGCGGTCAGGCCGCTGAGCGTCTTGCCGTACTTGCGCACCAGCGAGCTGTCGTAGCCGCTCGGCGCGAGAATGACCTTCAACGACGCGCCGCCCGCCTTGATGCCGCGGACCAGCTCGGCCAGCTGGTCACCGGCGAACGCGGCGACCACGACGTCGACATGGGCGGCCTTCAGCTGCTCGCCCAGCTTCTCCGGGTCAACGGCGTTCGGGCTGTAGAGAAAGTGGCCGGGCGCGGTCGGGATGCCCGCCGCCGCCAGGCTGGTGCCGATCTTCGCGCCGATGTCGGTCGCGTTCGCGGTGCCATCGCTTTCGATGATGGCCGCCTTGGTGCCGCCCTGCGACTTCGCGTAGTCGCCGAAGGTCGTCACCGACGGGCCGGTGGTGAACACGTACGAGTACTCGAACATGTTGCGGTACTTGGGATCGGCCCAGAGGGCCTCGGCCGCGATTCCCGACACCGGGACGTTGGCCTTGCGCAGGTACTCGGCGCTGCCGCCCGCGGCCACCGTCGCCTCGACGAGGCCGAAGACCTTCTGCCGCTCGATCAGGTCCTGAGCGGCTTCGAGATTCTGTCCCGGCGTCCCGGCGTCGTCGCGCCAAGACGTCACGATCTTGCGCCCGTAGATGCCGCCGGCCGCGTTCGCCTCGGCGATCCGCGCGTCGAAGCCGCTCTTGGAAGCGCTCAGCGCCGGTGCGACCGCGCCGGAGTTGGGGTAGATGAAGCCCAGCTGGATCTCGTTGGCGCTGTAGCCAGGCGTGTTGCAGGCGGCCCCCGAGGTGCTGGACGAGCTGCCGCCGGTCGTCGCGCAGCCGGCCGCCACCAGCGAGGTGACGATCACAGCAGCCACCGCCGCGAGCGCCCGAGAGTGCCGATTGCCGAGCTGGCGAGCCAAGACGGCTCCTCCTTCGTTGTGACCCATGGCCCGCTGTGGCCCATGGCCCTTCCCGGGCTGGTCGGTTCTGGCGCATCGTCCGAGGTGCGCGACCGGCTGGCGTGCGCGGGCCGGAGAACAGACCGGGATCGGCCCCGCACCCCGCCGCGTGACAGGCGTCACCGAACCCGCCACCAAGGCCCAAAGTCTCTGGCCAGGCGCAACGCCTTGTCGAGGGCGACGGGGGCGATTATGGCCGGAATTGTGCGGCCGTTTTCCTGATCACGGAGATGAGGCGCGGGCACCACGGAGGAAAACGAATCGACCATTTCCCCCGGTGTCGAGGTCCGGCGGTGAGCCCCGGGCCGGGCGGCGGCTCAGGCCAGCCCGTCGCCGGGGACCCGGACCCGGGTCGTCTCGATGACGGACGTCCGTGCGCCACCGAGCGCCGCCGAGTTCCAGTCTCGCGCCGACAGCAGGAACAGCGTGCGGCCGTCCGGTCCCCCCAGCGCGCACGCGATGGCCATCCGCTCGCCGGTGGGGATCCGGTCGGTCACCTCGCCGCCCGGCAGCACCCGCCGGAACTCGTGGGCCAGCGGGAACCCGGCCCAGATGCCGCCGCCCGAGTCCAGCGCGATCCCGTCCGGGGCCGCGTCCGGCGTGGTGGCGACGACCCGGCGGCCCCGCAGGCTCAGGCCGGCGTCCAGGTCGAACGCGGTGAACCGCCGGCCCTTGGACTCGGCGACCGTCAGCGTCCGGCCGTCCGCCGAGATCACGGCGCCGTTCGGGAAGCTCATGGCCGCCGCGGCGACCGAGGGCACGCCGTCCGGGGTGACGCGCAGCAGCACGCCGGTGTCCGGGGTCAGGGAGTAGCTGCCGACGAAGGCGGTGCCGTCGGCCGCCACGACCATGTCGTTGAGCTCCTCGTCGAGGAGGTGGCCGAGCCGGGCGTGCACGGCGTAGGACCCGTCCGGCGCGAGCCGCAGCAGCTCCCGGTCGGCCATCGAGACCACCAGCGCCGACCCGTCCGGCAGGAAGCCGAGGCCCGAGGGCTTGCGTCCCGGCAGGTTCAGGACCCGGCTGGTCTCGCCGGCCAGCGTCACCGTGTACACGGCCTCGCCGTGCATGTCGGAGAACCAGAGCCGCCCGTCATGCCAGCGCGGGCCCTCCGCGAAGACGAAACCGTCGGCCAGTAACGCGGGCTGAACGTCCGGCTCGAGTACGGTCATCGTGGCTCCTCAGCCCAGCAGCGGTTCGAGGCGGGCCCGGTCGGCGGTGTCGAGCGGGCGCAGGCTCTCGCCCTTGCCCGGCCGCCACAGCACCTGGCCGGGGCGCCAGGCGTCCCGGCGCAGGCCACGCTTGTCGATCTTCATGCTGGCCAGCTTCGGCAGCTCGTCGGTGACCCGGACGAAGGCCGGGACCCACTTGGGCCCGAGGTCGGGCTGCTCGGCCAGGAAGGCGTCGAACGCCGCCGGGTCGAAGCCGGCCCCGGCCCGCAGCTCGATCGCCGCCATCACCCGGTCGCCGACCGGGTCGTCCGGGACCGCGTAGACGGCGACCGAGCGGACATCGGGATGGCGGGCGAGGATGGCCTCGACCGGCGCCGCGGCGAAGTTCTCACCGTCGACCCGCAGCCACTCGTTGGAGCGGCCGGCGAAGTACAGCCAGCCGTCGGCGTCACGGTAGGCGAGGTCACCGGACCAGTAGGCGCCGGCCCGGAACCGGGCCCGGGTCGCGTGCTCGTTCTTGTAGTAACCCTCGAAGCCCGAGGCGGGGGCCGTCTCGACGATCTCGCCGACGGCCTCGTCGAGGTTGGCCGGCCGGCCCTGCGCGTCGAGCACCACCGGCGGGCACTCCAGGCCCGTGTCCGGGTCGAGCACCTTGACCGTCGGGTCGGCCGTGCCGAGCGCGCCGTCGGGCATCGACGGGTCCCGGCGGATGATGATGATGCCCTCGGTCGAGCCGTAGCTGTCGCGGACCGTGCTGCCGTACCGGCGGGCGAACTCCCGGATGTCCCGCGCGGACGCCTCGTTGCCGATGGCGAGGCGCAGTGGGTTGTCCGCGTCGCCGGCCTGTTCGGGGGTGGCGAGGATGTAGTTGAGGACCTTGCCGGTGTAGGTGAGCATGGTCGCGCCGAAGCGGCGCACGTCGGGCAGCGTGCCCGAGGCGGAGAACTTCGGCCGGGTCGCGAGCGGGACCGCGGCGTTCAGGGCCGCCGACCAGCCGGTGAACAGCGAGCTGGAATGGAAGAACGGCAGCGGCGAGTAGACGACGTCGCCCGTGGTCCCGTCGCCCCCGGCGCTGAGGCCCGCGACCCGGGCCACGTGGCCGCCGGTCCGAGCGAACCGCCCCTGCGTGCAGCGCACCGCCTTCGGCAGGCCGGTGGAGCCGGAGGTGAAGATCAACAGGAAGAGGTCGTCCTCGGCGACGGGCCGGTCGGGCACCCCGGCGGGGGCAGCGGCCAGCAGCGCGGCGTACTCGTCGCTGCCGACGACGAGGGTGCGCTCGGCGCTGACCCCGGTGTCCAGGCCCTCGACCAGCGGCCGGTACTCGGGCGAGGTGACGAGAACCTGGCAGTCGGTGTGGCGCACCAGCTGGGCCAGCGCGTCGCCGCGGTAGGTGGCGTTGATCCCGACGACGACGGACCCGGAGAGGGCTGCCGCGGCGAGCCAGAACAGGTAGTCGGGGACGTTGTCGAGCAGGACACCGACATGGGGCGGCCGGTCCTCGTCCCGTAACGACTCGAAGACCGCGACGCGGCGGGACGCCTCGTCGGCCAGCTGCCGGAAGGTCCAGCGCTCGTCCCCGATGAGCAGCGCGACCGCGTCGCTGTCGGACCGCTCACGCAGCAGGTCACCCACGGTGGTCAAGCCCACGTCACCTCCACGGTCGAGGTCGTCGACGGGACGCCGTCGGCCCGCGCCTGCCGCCCGCCGCCGTCCA is a genomic window of Pseudofrankia inefficax containing:
- a CDS encoding ABC transporter substrate-binding protein, which codes for MARQLGNRHSRALAAVAAVIVTSLVAAGCATTGGSSSSTSGAACNTPGYSANEIQLGFIYPNSGAVAPALSASKSGFDARIAEANAAGGIYGRKIVTSWRDDAGTPGQNLEAAQDLIERQKVFGLVEATVAAGGSAEYLRKANVPVSGIAAEALWADPKYRNMFEYSYVFTTGPSVTTFGDYAKSQGGTKAAIIESDGTANATDIGAKIGTSLAAAGIPTAPGHFLYSPNAVDPEKLGEQLKAAHVDVVVAAFAGDQLAELVRGIKAGGASLKVILAPSGYDSSLVRKYGKTLSGLTAAVAYVPFQIGDKAHQDYLRAMSNFAPELQPPDQELAFVTYILTDLFLYGLQKAGPCPTRAGYIDALRASTYTSGLLPGPVDMTKDFGQIARCYTFMRVNDAGTGYDVVPSAEAGATDRNQWCGQRLTQ
- a CDS encoding SMP-30/gluconolactonase/LRE family protein gives rise to the protein MTVLEPDVQPALLADGFVFAEGPRWHDGRLWFSDMHGEAVYTVTLAGETSRVLNLPGRKPSGLGFLPDGSALVVSMADRELLRLAPDGSYAVHARLGHLLDEELNDMVVAADGTAFVGSYSLTPDTGVLLRVTPDGVPSVAAAAMSFPNGAVISADGRTLTVAESKGRRFTAFDLDAGLSLRGRRVVATTPDAAPDGIALDSGGGIWAGFPLAHEFRRVLPGGEVTDRIPTGERMAIACALGGPDGRTLFLLSARDWNSAALGGARTSVIETTRVRVPGDGLA
- a CDS encoding AMP-binding protein codes for the protein MGLTTVGDLLRERSDSDAVALLIGDERWTFRQLADEASRRVAVFESLRDEDRPPHVGVLLDNVPDYLFWLAAAALSGSVVVGINATYRGDALAQLVRHTDCQVLVTSPEYRPLVEGLDTGVSAERTLVVGSDEYAALLAAAPAGVPDRPVAEDDLFLLIFTSGSTGLPKAVRCTQGRFARTGGHVARVAGLSAGGDGTTGDVVYSPLPFFHSSSLFTGWSAALNAAVPLATRPKFSASGTLPDVRRFGATMLTYTGKVLNYILATPEQAGDADNPLRLAIGNEASARDIREFARRYGSTVRDSYGSTEGIIIIRRDPSMPDGALGTADPTVKVLDPDTGLECPPVVLDAQGRPANLDEAVGEIVETAPASGFEGYYKNEHATRARFRAGAYWSGDLAYRDADGWLYFAGRSNEWLRVDGENFAAAPVEAILARHPDVRSVAVYAVPDDPVGDRVMAAIELRAGAGFDPAAFDAFLAEQPDLGPKWVPAFVRVTDELPKLASMKIDKRGLRRDAWRPGQVLWRPGKGESLRPLDTADRARLEPLLG